A DNA window from Eretmochelys imbricata isolate rEreImb1 chromosome 3, rEreImb1.hap1, whole genome shotgun sequence contains the following coding sequences:
- the LOC144261992 gene encoding glutathione S-transferase-like, whose amino-acid sequence MAGKPKLYYFNGRGRMETIRWLLAAAGVEFEEQFCETREDLLKLQQDGYLLFQQVPMVEIDGMKMVQTRAILNYIAGKHSLYGKDLKERALIDMYVEATMDLNEIIMHHPLQPPEAKAKHLASIIEKATTRYFPVYEKALKDHGQDFLVGNRFSRADVQLLETILMAEECKPDILSKFPVLQAFKARISNIPTIKKFLQPGSQKKPPLDAKLLPKVMSIFNIGNE is encoded by the exons ATGGCTGGGAAACCTAAACTGTACTATTTCAATGGAAGAGGCCGAATGGAAACGATTCGATGGCTGTTGGCAGCAGCTGGAGTTGAG TTTGAAGAACAATTCTGTGAAACGAGGGAAGATCTTTTAAAGTTACAGCAGg atgGATATCTGCTGTTTCAACAAGTGCCCATGGTGGAAATTGATGGAATGAAGATGGTGCAGACCAGAGCCATTCTCAACTACATAGCAGGGAAACACAGTCTCTACGGGAAGGACCTGAAGGAGAGAGCACT GATTGATATGTATGTGGAAGCAACAATGGACCTGAATGAAATTATTATGCATCATCCTCTCCAGCCACCGGAGGCAAAGGCAAAGCATCTTGCCTCAATCATTGAGAAGGCCACAACCAGGTACTTCCCTGTATATGAAAAG gctttgaaagaccatggACAGGATTTTCTTGTTGGCAACCGATTCAGCAGGGCAGATGTACAGCTGCTTGAAACCATTCTAATGGCAGAAGAGTGTAAGCCTGATATACTCTCCAAATTCCCTGTCTTACAG GCTTTTAAAGCAAGGATAAGCAACATCCCCACAATTAAGAAATTCCTGCAGCCTGGCAGCCAGAAGAAACCACCACTAGATGCAAAATTACTTCCAAAAGTGATGAGCATTTTCAACATTGGCAATGAATGA